One segment of Purpureocillium takamizusanense chromosome 7, complete sequence DNA contains the following:
- the VPS15 gene encoding Non-specific serine/threonine protein kinase (EggNog:ENOG503NXFW~COG:T), with protein sequence MTWAMDIFSAGCVIAQMFLESEIFSLAQLYKYRRGEYDPVITHLSVISDKDVRDLIAHMIQLDPEKRYSADQYLEFWKGKVFPTYFYSFLHQYMELITDPSSGNNPMSGSQKNMGESDDRIDRVYYDFDKISYFLGYQPEKRLSGAMPASSRLGLGHFPVRLSIPNHEHSVSADLEPPEDDGTLIFLTLIVSSMRTTARASSRVRACDVLLAFAERLTDEAKLDRVLPYLMTLLRKEETDIVIVSAIRTITQLLQLVRAPTPINSRVLVEYVLPRMEIALGSRQRIASPLVRATYASCLGSLASTGQRFLEIASSLRADGSMPMTDPEVEPGAEAETNFESVFDSAGRELFDILEGHTKQLVEDPNVDVRRAFLASVPELCMFFQEHSNDILLTHLNTYLNDRDWTLKCAYFDTIVGIAAFIGSTSLEEFMLPLMVQALADSEEFVVQAALHSLAQLAGLGLLSKPKIWELVDLIGRFTMHPNIWVRESAAEFLAMSARFLALADVRCILMPLVKPYLKVDMLPEFGELHVLDALKKPISRAVFEQAITWATQADRGVFWKPLQKLRSLTLASSLTVAGRSSKDLSATSLSKIARNEEDEQWLDKLRNLGLKQEDELKLLALREFIWRLSKQKVRDSSSGEPASSNGFVSLKSLGVTPQTVFFNDAPLRDPSVEPDLDSPSGPYTIADALLDASMTIDETLSKRRRTALNKQMGRVQSVGPRPTPASRRLLSPDGSERASSLHSGRGSSIGRGVGNDEPSLQDGSYSSRRAIRHQASALSLLDRKDGSKTVAETGTSDTNAFGEVEGPFVQNPSAPSGPSRGEEERRAPPKSTRHTYEGTDPNIQRMLDRMYVDNFPRDVLDFGPMVQPITSGKNRVVNMQPTEAQWRPGGHLVATFGEHKGPVNRVAASPDHVFFVTGGSDGTVKVWDTARLERNITHRSRQTHKHADEARVLALCFVEDSHCFVSCASDGSIHVVKVDTVTASGVIRYGKLRVVREYLLPEGEFAVWCEHFRQETSSVLVVATNRSRILGIDLRTMAVLYELENPVHHGTPTCFCIDRKRNWLCLGTSHGVVDLWDLRFKMRLKGWGVPGKSSIYRMYIHPTKGRGKWVCIAGGTGQGEVTVWDLEKTTCREIYRTSGAKDGPKGYSAWDVDEDKPEGMLGRFATNLENSDVANVDRGVRAMVIGTGSVEDSREVRHAYIVTGGSDKKLRFWDMSRIENSSVYSGLQPEEAQPTYTATTPSTGVMLNTEKAPRHAGQGASGGNGTAGKGRSAGGGRPPRSTVISMQQQQLLQSHLDAVLDMAVLEYPYTMSVSTDRSGAVFVFQ encoded by the coding sequence ATGACGTGGGCCATGGACATCTTCAGCGCCGGCTGTGTCATCGCACAAATGTTTCTCGAGTCGGAAATATTCAGCCTCGCCCAGCTGTACAAGTATCGCCGGGGTGAATACGACCCTGTCATTACCCACCTGAGCGTCATCTCAGACAAGGACGTCCGCGACTTGATAGCTCACATGATACAACTTGACCCGGAGAAGCGCTACTCCGCCGACCAGTACTTGGAGTTTTGGAAAGGCAAGGTTTTTCCTACGTACTTCTACAGCTTCTTGCACCAGTACATGGAGTTGATCACCGACCCGTCGTCTGGCAATAACCCCATGTCCGGGTCGCAGAAGAACATGGGCGAGTCTGATGACCGCATAGACCGTGTCTACTATGATTTCGACAAAATCTCTTACTTTCTTGGGTATCAGCCCGAGAAGCGACTATCTGGTGCTATGCCGGCGTCGTCACGCCTAGGCCTGGGCCACTTCCCCGTTCGTCTGAGCATACCAAATCACGAGCACTCGGTTTCCGCGGATTTGGAGCCGCCAGAAGACGACGGAACGCTGATATTTCTGACACTCATCGTGTCTTCGATGAGGACGACTGCGCGCGCCTCTTCGCGCGTGCGGGCGTGTGACGTCCTTCTGGCTTTCGCCGAGAGACTCACTGACGAGGCCAAGCTGGACAGGGTCTTACCTTATCTCATGACACTTTTGCGCAAAGAGGAGACGGACATTGTCATCGTGTCCGCGATTCGTACTATTAcgcagcttctccagcttgtgcgcgcgccgacgcccatcAACTCTCGTGTCCTGGTTGAGTACGTCTTGCCGCGCATGGAAATTGCGCTGGGCTCGCGACAACGGATCGCTAGCCCTTTGGTCAGAGCGACATATGCCTCATGTTTGGGCAGCTTAGCGTCGACAGGGCAGCGCTTCTTGGAAATCGCGTCCAGCCTTAGGGCCGACGGCTCGATGCCAATGACGGACCCCGAGGTCGAACCaggggccgaggccgagaccAACTTTGAGAGCGTCTTCGATAGTGCTGGTAGAGAACTTTTCGACATTCTAGAGGGCCATACGAAGCAACTGGTGGAAGACCCCAACGTGGACGTTCGCCGCGCGTTCCTGGCATCCGTCCCAGAGCTCTGCATGTTCTTCCAGGAGCACTCGAATGACATACTCCTTACTCACCTCAACACTTACCTCAATGACCGCGACTGGACATTAAAGTGCGCTTACTTCGACACCAttgtcggcatcgcggcgtTCATTGGCAGCACGAGCCTAGAGGAGTTTATGCTTCCCCTCATGGTTCAAGCGCTGGCCGACTCGGAAGAGTTCGTGGTGCAGGCAGCGTTGCACTCGCTGGCGCAGCTCGCGGGGCTGGGCCTGCTATCGAAGCCCAAGATATGGGAGCTGGTTGATCTTATCGGCAGATTCACTATGCATCCCAACATATGGGTCCGCGAATCGGCGGCAGAGTTCCTGGCCATGTCGGCAAGATTTCTAGCGCTCGCGGATGTTCGTTGCATACTGATGCCTCTGGTGAAGCCATATCTCAAAGTTGACATGTTGCCCGAATTCGGTGAGCTCCATGTGTTGGATGCTCTCAAGAAACCCATCTCTAGGGCCGTCTTTGAGCAGGCCATCACCTGGGCCACCCAAGCCGATCGAGGTGTATTTTGGAAGCCGCTGCAGAAGCTCCGGTCGCTGACCCTCGCCTCTTCATTGACCGTAGCTGGTCGATCGTCAAAGGACCTTAGCGCAACGTCACTGAGCAAGATTGCCCGGAACGAGGAGGATGAACAATGGCTTGATAAACTGAGGAATCTAGGTCTCAAGCAGGAAGACGAGCTAAAGCTCCTGGCTCTCCGAGAGTTTATCTGGCGCCTGAGCAAACAAAAGGTACGGGATTCATCATCGGGAGAGCCAGCAAGCTCGAATGGTTTCGTTTCGTTGAAGAGCCTCGGCGTGACGCCGCAAACCGTCTTCTTCAATGACGCGCCTCTGCGAGATCCGTCGGTCGAACCGGACCTGGACTCTCCATCAGGACCCTACACTATTGCGGACGCGCTACTTGACGCTTCCATGACGATCGACGAGACTCTTagcaagaggaggaggactgcGCTGAACAAGCAAATGGGTCGAGTGCAAAGTGTCGGCCCTCGGCcaacgccggcctcgcggcgccTCTTGTCGCCTGACGGCAGCGAACGGGCCAGCTCGCTGCATTCCGGGAGGGGCTCATCAATTGGCCGTGGCGTGGGCAATGATGAACCGTCTCTCCAGGACGGTTCCTATTCCTCTAGGAGAGCGATACGGCATCAAGCGAGTGCCTTGAGTCTTCTAGATCGCAAAGATGGGAGCAAGACTGTTGCAGAAACAGGAACTAGCGATACCAATGCGTTTGGGGAAGTTGAAGGCCCCTTTGTACAAAACCCAtctgcgccgtcgggcccTTCGCggggagaggaagagagacgagcgccgcccaAGTCAACGAGGCACACGTATGAAGGCACCGACCCGAACATTCAACGCATGCTGGACAGGATGTATGTCGACAACTTCCCCCGCGATGTCTTGGACTTCGGACCAATGGTGCAGCCTATTACTAGTGGCAAGAACCGGGTCGTCAACATGCAGCCAACAGAGGCTCAATGGAGGCCAGGAGGTCACCTTGTGGCAACTTTTGGAGAGCACAAAGGCCCGGTAAACCGAGTCGCTGCATCTCCCGACCATGTCTTCTTCGTCACAGGCGGAAGCGACGGCACGGTCAAGGTCTGGGACACGGCAAGGCTCGAGCGCAACATAACTCACCGTTCCAGGCAGACACACAagcacgccgacgaggcccgagTGCTGGCCCTCTGCTTCGTGGAGGACTCGCACTGCTTTGTGAGCTGTGCCAGCGACGGGAGTATACACGTGGTCAAGGTAGACACAgtcaccgccagcggcgTCATTAGGTACGGCAAGCTTCGCGTCGTGCGCGAGTACTTGTTGCCGGAAGGCGAGTTTGCAGTATGGTGCGAGCACTTTAGGCAAGAAACCTCGTCCGTCCTCGTTGTCGCCACGAACCGATCCAGGATCCTGGGCATCGACCTTAGGACGATGGCTGTCCTGTACGAGCTGGAGAATCCGGTCCACCACGGGACCCCGACCTGTTTTTGCATTGATAGGAAACGCAACTGGCTCTGCCTGGGCACATcacacggcgtcgtcgatctGTGGGATCTTCGGTTCAAGATGAGGCTCAAAGGATGGGGTGTTCCGGGCAAAAGCTCCATCTACCGCATGTACATCCATCCGACCAAGGGACGCGGCAAATGGGTGTGCATAGCTGGCGGTACCGGACAAGGAGAGGTGACGGTGTGGGATCTGGAGAAGACGACCTGCCGAGAAATCTACCGGACCAGCGGGGCCAAAGACGGCCCAAAGGGCTACAGCGCGTgggacgtggacgaggatAAGCCCGAGGGCATGCTGGGCAGGTTCGCCACGAACCTGGAGAACAGCGACGTGGCCAACGTGGATCGCGGGGTGAGGGCGATGGTGATAGGCACTGGATCGGTCGAGGATTCCCGCGAGGTGCGTCACGCCTACATCGTGACGGGAGGCTCAGACAAGAAGCTGCGGTTCTGGGACATGAGCCGCATCGAGAACTCAAGCGTCTACAGCGGCCTGcagcccgaggaggcgcaaCCCACCTACACAGCTACCACCCCCTCGACGGGCGTGATGCTCAACACGGAAAAGGCTCCGCGTCATGCCGGGCAGGGAGCCAGCGGAGGCAACGGAACGGCAGGCAAGGGGAGGAGCGCAGGTGgtgggcgcccgccgcggtcgACGGTGATTtcgatgcagcagcagcagctcctgcagTCGCACCTGGACGCGGTTTTGGACATGGCGGTGTTGGAGTATCCGTATACGATGAGCGTGTCGACGGACCGGTCGGGTGCGGTCTTTGTCTTTCAGTAG
- the VPS15 gene encoding Non-specific serine/threonine protein kinase (EggNog:ENOG503NXFW~COG:T~BUSCO:EOG092602OP) — MGQGFSLATPSAGSAGIDIAQLQDVQYERSIGNARFMKSIRGRHENGVVLVKVLVKPYAEVKLDEYKKLLIQQRKALATVPNALGFQRIIETETNGYLVRQFQYSSLYDRLSTRPFLEDIEKKWLAFQLLCALRDCHARDIFHGDIKAQNVLVTSWNWLYLTDFSAPYKPVLLPDDNPGDFSYFFDTSGRRTCYIAPERFYAAGDVPPRKAKMTWAMDIFSAGCVIAQMFLESEIFSLAQLYKYRRGEYDPVITHLSVISDKDVRDLIAHMIQLDPEKRYSADQYLEFWKGKVFPTYFYSFLHQYMELITDPSSGNNPMSGSQKNMGESDDRIDRVYYDFDKISYFLGYQPEKRLSGAMPASSRLGLGHFPVRLSIPNHEHSVSADLEPPEDDGTLIFLTLIVSSMRTTARASSRVRACDVLLAFAERLTDEAKLDRVLPYLMTLLRKEETDIVIVSAIRTITQLLQLVRAPTPINSRVLVEYVLPRMEIALGSRQRIASPLVRATYASCLGSLASTGQRFLEIASSLRADGSMPMTDPEVEPGAEAETNFESVFDSAGRELFDILEGHTKQLVEDPNVDVRRAFLASVPELCMFFQEHSNDILLTHLNTYLNDRDWTLKCAYFDTIVGIAAFIGSTSLEEFMLPLMVQALADSEEFVVQAALHSLAQLAGLGLLSKPKIWELVDLIGRFTMHPNIWVRESAAEFLAMSARFLALADVRCILMPLVKPYLKVDMLPEFGELHVLDALKKPISRAVFEQAITWATQADRGVFWKPLQKLRSLTLASSLTVAGRSSKDLSATSLSKIARNEEDEQWLDKLRNLGLKQEDELKLLALREFIWRLSKQKVRDSSSGEPASSNGFVSLKSLGVTPQTVFFNDAPLRDPSVEPDLDSPSGPYTIADALLDASMTIDETLSKRRRTALNKQMGRVQSVGPRPTPASRRLLSPDGSERASSLHSGRGSSIGRGVGNDEPSLQDGSYSSRRAIRHQASALSLLDRKDGSKTVAETGTSDTNAFGEVEGPFVQNPSAPSGPSRGEEERRAPPKSTRHTYEGTDPNIQRMLDRMYVDNFPRDVLDFGPMVQPITSGKNRVVNMQPTEAQWRPGGHLVATFGEHKGPVNRVAASPDHVFFVTGGSDGTVKVWDTARLERNITHRSRQTHKHADEARVLALCFVEDSHCFVSCASDGSIHVVKVDTVTASGVIRYGKLRVVREYLLPEGEFAVWCEHFRQETSSVLVVATNRSRILGIDLRTMAVLYELENPVHHGTPTCFCIDRKRNWLCLGTSHGVVDLWDLRFKMRLKGWGVPGKSSIYRMYIHPTKGRGKWVCIAGGTGQGEVTVWDLEKTTCREIYRTSGAKDGPKGYSAWDVDEDKPEGMLGRFATNLENSDVANVDRGVRAMVIGTGSVEDSREVRHAYIVTGGSDKKLRFWDMSRIENSSVYSGLQPEEAQPTYTATTPSTGVMLNTEKAPRHAGQGASGGNGTAGKGRSAGGGRPPRSTVISMQQQQLLQSHLDAVLDMAVLEYPYTMSVSTDRSGAVFVFQ, encoded by the exons ATGGGTCAAGGTTTCTCCCTCGCGACGCCGTCAGCCGGATCGGCCGGCATAGATATTGCGCAGCTACAGGACGTGCAGTACGAGCGGAGCATCGGTAACGCGCGTTTCATGAAGAGCATTCGTGGCCGTCACGAGAACGGTGTTGTGCTCGTGAAGGTCCTCGTCAAGCCCTACGCGGAGGTCAAGCTCGACGAATACAAAAAGCTGCTCATAC AACAGCGCAAGGCTTTGGCTACCGTCCCCAACGCTCTAGGGTTTCAGAGGATCATCGAGACGGAGACGAACGGATACCTCGTCCGCCAATTTCAGTACAGCTCATTGTACGATAGGCTGAGCACCCGACCCTTCCTCGAAGACATAGAGAAGAAATGGTTGGCGTTTCAGCTGCTCTGCGCCCTGCGCGACTGCCACGCCCGCGACATCTTCCATGGCGACATCAAGGCCCAAAACGTGCTCGTCACGTCCTGGAACTGGTTGTATCTGACCGACTTCTCCGCTCCATATAAGCCGGTGCTGTTGCCCGACGACAATCCCGGCGACTTCTCCTACTTCTTCGACACGTCCGGCCGCAGAACCTGCTACATCGCCCCCGAACGCTTCTATGCTGCTGGCGATGTGCCACCTCGCAAGGCTAAGATGACGTGGGCCATGGACATCTTCAGCGCCGGCTGTGTCATCGCACAAATGTTTCTCGAGTCGGAAATATTCAGCCTCGCCCAGCTGTACAAGTATCGCCGGGGTGAATACGACCCTGTCATTACCCACCTGAGCGTCATCTCAGACAAGGACGTCCGCGACTTGATAGCTCACATGATACAACTTGACCCGGAGAAGCGCTACTCCGCCGACCAGTACTTGGAGTTTTGGAAAGGCAAGGTTTTTCCTACGTACTTCTACAGCTTCTTGCACCAGTACATGGAGTTGATCACCGACCCGTCGTCTGGCAATAACCCCATGTCCGGGTCGCAGAAGAACATGGGCGAGTCTGATGACCGCATAGACCGTGTCTACTATGATTTCGACAAAATCTCTTACTTTCTTGGGTATCAGCCCGAGAAGCGACTATCTGGTGCTATGCCGGCGTCGTCACGCCTAGGCCTGGGCCACTTCCCCGTTCGTCTGAGCATACCAAATCACGAGCACTCGGTTTCCGCGGATTTGGAGCCGCCAGAAGACGACGGAACGCTGATATTTCTGACACTCATCGTGTCTTCGATGAGGACGACTGCGCGCGCCTCTTCGCGCGTGCGGGCGTGTGACGTCCTTCTGGCTTTCGCCGAGAGACTCACTGACGAGGCCAAGCTGGACAGGGTCTTACCTTATCTCATGACACTTTTGCGCAAAGAGGAGACGGACATTGTCATCGTGTCCGCGATTCGTACTATTAcgcagcttctccagcttgtgcgcgcgccgacgcccatcAACTCTCGTGTCCTGGTTGAGTACGTCTTGCCGCGCATGGAAATTGCGCTGGGCTCGCGACAACGGATCGCTAGCCCTTTGGTCAGAGCGACATATGCCTCATGTTTGGGCAGCTTAGCGTCGACAGGGCAGCGCTTCTTGGAAATCGCGTCCAGCCTTAGGGCCGACGGCTCGATGCCAATGACGGACCCCGAGGTCGAACCaggggccgaggccgagaccAACTTTGAGAGCGTCTTCGATAGTGCTGGTAGAGAACTTTTCGACATTCTAGAGGGCCATACGAAGCAACTGGTGGAAGACCCCAACGTGGACGTTCGCCGCGCGTTCCTGGCATCCGTCCCAGAGCTCTGCATGTTCTTCCAGGAGCACTCGAATGACATACTCCTTACTCACCTCAACACTTACCTCAATGACCGCGACTGGACATTAAAGTGCGCTTACTTCGACACCAttgtcggcatcgcggcgtTCATTGGCAGCACGAGCCTAGAGGAGTTTATGCTTCCCCTCATGGTTCAAGCGCTGGCCGACTCGGAAGAGTTCGTGGTGCAGGCAGCGTTGCACTCGCTGGCGCAGCTCGCGGGGCTGGGCCTGCTATCGAAGCCCAAGATATGGGAGCTGGTTGATCTTATCGGCAGATTCACTATGCATCCCAACATATGGGTCCGCGAATCGGCGGCAGAGTTCCTGGCCATGTCGGCAAGATTTCTAGCGCTCGCGGATGTTCGTTGCATACTGATGCCTCTGGTGAAGCCATATCTCAAAGTTGACATGTTGCCCGAATTCGGTGAGCTCCATGTGTTGGATGCTCTCAAGAAACCCATCTCTAGGGCCGTCTTTGAGCAGGCCATCACCTGGGCCACCCAAGCCGATCGAGGTGTATTTTGGAAGCCGCTGCAGAAGCTCCGGTCGCTGACCCTCGCCTCTTCATTGACCGTAGCTGGTCGATCGTCAAAGGACCTTAGCGCAACGTCACTGAGCAAGATTGCCCGGAACGAGGAGGATGAACAATGGCTTGATAAACTGAGGAATCTAGGTCTCAAGCAGGAAGACGAGCTAAAGCTCCTGGCTCTCCGAGAGTTTATCTGGCGCCTGAGCAAACAAAAGGTACGGGATTCATCATCGGGAGAGCCAGCAAGCTCGAATGGTTTCGTTTCGTTGAAGAGCCTCGGCGTGACGCCGCAAACCGTCTTCTTCAATGACGCGCCTCTGCGAGATCCGTCGGTCGAACCGGACCTGGACTCTCCATCAGGACCCTACACTATTGCGGACGCGCTACTTGACGCTTCCATGACGATCGACGAGACTCTTagcaagaggaggaggactgcGCTGAACAAGCAAATGGGTCGAGTGCAAAGTGTCGGCCCTCGGCcaacgccggcctcgcggcgccTCTTGTCGCCTGACGGCAGCGAACGGGCCAGCTCGCTGCATTCCGGGAGGGGCTCATCAATTGGCCGTGGCGTGGGCAATGATGAACCGTCTCTCCAGGACGGTTCCTATTCCTCTAGGAGAGCGATACGGCATCAAGCGAGTGCCTTGAGTCTTCTAGATCGCAAAGATGGGAGCAAGACTGTTGCAGAAACAGGAACTAGCGATACCAATGCGTTTGGGGAAGTTGAAGGCCCCTTTGTACAAAACCCAtctgcgccgtcgggcccTTCGCggggagaggaagagagacgagcgccgcccaAGTCAACGAGGCACACGTATGAAGGCACCGACCCGAACATTCAACGCATGCTGGACAGGATGTATGTCGACAACTTCCCCCGCGATGTCTTGGACTTCGGACCAATGGTGCAGCCTATTACTAGTGGCAAGAACCGGGTCGTCAACATGCAGCCAACAGAGGCTCAATGGAGGCCAGGAGGTCACCTTGTGGCAACTTTTGGAGAGCACAAAGGCCCGGTAAACCGAGTCGCTGCATCTCCCGACCATGTCTTCTTCGTCACAGGCGGAAGCGACGGCACGGTCAAGGTCTGGGACACGGCAAGGCTCGAGCGCAACATAACTCACCGTTCCAGGCAGACACACAagcacgccgacgaggcccgagTGCTGGCCCTCTGCTTCGTGGAGGACTCGCACTGCTTTGTGAGCTGTGCCAGCGACGGGAGTATACACGTGGTCAAGGTAGACACAgtcaccgccagcggcgTCATTAGGTACGGCAAGCTTCGCGTCGTGCGCGAGTACTTGTTGCCGGAAGGCGAGTTTGCAGTATGGTGCGAGCACTTTAGGCAAGAAACCTCGTCCGTCCTCGTTGTCGCCACGAACCGATCCAGGATCCTGGGCATCGACCTTAGGACGATGGCTGTCCTGTACGAGCTGGAGAATCCGGTCCACCACGGGACCCCGACCTGTTTTTGCATTGATAGGAAACGCAACTGGCTCTGCCTGGGCACATcacacggcgtcgtcgatctGTGGGATCTTCGGTTCAAGATGAGGCTCAAAGGATGGGGTGTTCCGGGCAAAAGCTCCATCTACCGCATGTACATCCATCCGACCAAGGGACGCGGCAAATGGGTGTGCATAGCTGGCGGTACCGGACAAGGAGAGGTGACGGTGTGGGATCTGGAGAAGACGACCTGCCGAGAAATCTACCGGACCAGCGGGGCCAAAGACGGCCCAAAGGGCTACAGCGCGTgggacgtggacgaggatAAGCCCGAGGGCATGCTGGGCAGGTTCGCCACGAACCTGGAGAACAGCGACGTGGCCAACGTGGATCGCGGGGTGAGGGCGATGGTGATAGGCACTGGATCGGTCGAGGATTCCCGCGAGGTGCGTCACGCCTACATCGTGACGGGAGGCTCAGACAAGAAGCTGCGGTTCTGGGACATGAGCCGCATCGAGAACTCAAGCGTCTACAGCGGCCTGcagcccgaggaggcgcaaCCCACCTACACAGCTACCACCCCCTCGACGGGCGTGATGCTCAACACGGAAAAGGCTCCGCGTCATGCCGGGCAGGGAGCCAGCGGAGGCAACGGAACGGCAGGCAAGGGGAGGAGCGCAGGTGgtgggcgcccgccgcggtcgACGGTGATTtcgatgcagcagcagcagctcctgcagTCGCACCTGGACGCGGTTTTGGACATGGCGGTGTTGGAGTATCCGTATACGATGAGCGTGTCGACGGACCGGTCGGGTGCGGTCTTTGTCTTTCAGTAG
- a CDS encoding uncharacterized protein (EggNog:ENOG503NYHU) produces the protein MAMDALKNLTNNIPDWQRRLDDLSGQIDRRQAALAALGGQESNNSSARSLRNKGSSESLKPKDDGPMHTGTDDTNIPVPQFEERQQQGDMPPPPAAPFPSSPESENRAALHKHAREAVQAAHSKAQGQTRKKRRSDSMASADGPPTTYRTRSMIIVYYDSYVQGFFDELVRFVSTSRNLMRKARMAARVAQIKRMAEMEMPDDDSNPGDDNSMTDGLPSLRYMSTRRLGPMPASRYGRLGGIIGDSQPADIYETLDKGLEFVQCTCEHGAHQFLRDADCEEEINKIRARMSEVLAASTQEMERVQREEPELAAESGEVNKPRARRPISIRRDMQKLESDSDKQPGKLAAASVKMEPEKAPAIEAINTLEVDATLDADEAIEDLMPKLQYRSTRQMRSRAH, from the coding sequence ATGGCCATGGACGCCCTCAAGAACCTCACTAACAACATCCCCGActggcagcgccgcctcgatgaTCTAAGCGGCCAGATCGATCGCCGCCAGGCtgcgctggccgccctcgggGGGCAGGAGTCCAATAActcgagcgcgaggtcgCTCCGGAACAAGGGCTCGTCCGAGTCGCTCAAACCAAAAGACGACGGACCTATGCACACGGGTACCGACGACACGAACATACCAGTTCCCCAATTCGAggagaggcagcagcagggtgacatgccccctcccccggccgcTCCATTCCCTTCGAGCCCGGAAAGTGAAAATCGCGCGGCTCTGCATAAGCATGCGAGAGAGGCCGTCCAGGCTGCGCACTCTAAAGCCCAAGGccagacgaggaagaagaggcgcTCAGATTCAATGGCCTCGGCTGACGGGCCACCCACCACATACCGTACGAGGAGCATGATCATCGTCTACTACGATAGCTATGTACAGGGGTTtttcgacgagctcgtccgcTTTGTCTCGACCAGCCGGAACCTCATGCGGAAAGCGCGGATGGCCGCCAGGGTCGCCCAGATCAAGCGCATGGCTGAGATGGAGATGCCCGATGACGACAGCAACCCTGGAGACGACAACAGCATGACTGACGGCCTGCCATCCCTCCGATATATGAGCACGCGGAGGCTCGGGCCCATGCCCGCTTCAAGGTACGGCAGGTtgggcggcatcatcggcgacagccagccggccgacATCTACGAGACTCTCGATAAGGGCCTCGAGTTCGTCCAGTGCACGTGTGAGCACGGTGCGCATCAGTTTTTGAGGGACGCAGACTGCGAGGAGGAGATCAACAAGATCCGTGCACGGATGAGCGAGGTGTTGGCGGCATCCACGCAGGAGATGGAGCGCGTCCAACGCGAGGAACCTGAGTTGGCCGCGGAGTCTGGAGAGGTGAACAAGCCACGCGCCAGGCGGCCCATCAGTATCAGGAGAGACATGCAAAAATTGGAGTCGGACTCGGACAAACAGCCCGGCAAGCTTGCGGCTGCCAGCGTCAAGATGGAGCCCGAAAAGGCGCCGGCCATCGAAGCCATCAACACCCTCGAAGTCGACGCCACTTTGGATGCGGACGAGGCCATTGAGGATCTGATGCCCAAGCTCCAGTACCGCTCGACCAGGCAGATGCGCAGTCGGGCCCACTGA
- a CDS encoding Pyridoxal 5'-phosphate synthase (COG:S~EggNog:ENOG503P75I) has protein sequence MNAQSAAVRRTTQTLNHIRGRHHHAMGSPVPADPPWRATFLSHIQRMESPVFALSSLRQVDRASSSASSSPSTTSPLSSQHVAAAPRVRTVVFRGLWAALSVNPKNPAERNPDTFTSHLPTFTTDARMDKMPELEGESTAAAGSDGGRGGTYQSGGGGLVEGVFWAEEDRTQWRLRGRAYVLGPDIDSETGAPVRAALEPHMRRVNGGTAGPWSWSREVTAHFGNLGPLMRGTFRNPPPGTPRSQEPGQGLGPGQRVEDLEDEVARRNFRVVVIVPDEVDRVDLSDPENGRRWNYKLEDEDGSDSWKVTELWP, from the coding sequence ATGAACGCACAGAGCGCAGCGGTCCGTCGCACAACGCAGACACTCAACCACATCCGCggacgccatcatcacgccATGGGCAGCCCCGTGCCAGCCGATCCCCCCTGGCGGGCGACCTTCTTGTCCCACATCCAGCGCATGGAGTcgcccgtcttcgccctcaGCTCCCTGCGCCAGGTCGACCgcgcctcatcatcagcatcatcatcaccatcaacaacatcgccgttgtcgtcgcagcacgttgccgccgcgccccgggTCCGCACCGTCGTCTTCCGCGGCTTGTGGGCGGCGCTCAGCGTGAACCCCAAGAACCCCGCGGAGCGGAACCCGGACACGTTCACGTCGCATCTGCCCACTTTCACGACGGACGCTCGCATGGACAAGATGCCCGAGCTGGAGGGggagtcgacggcggcggcagggagCGATGGGGGACGCGGCGGAACCTACCagtctggcggcggcggcctcgtcgagggtgTCTTCtgggccgaggaggaccgGACGCAGTGGCGCCTCCGGGGCCGAGCCTACGTTCTCGGGCCGGACATCGACTCGGAGACGGGGGCCCCGGTGCGAGCCGCGCTGGAGCCGCACATGCGGcgcgtcaacggcggcacggccggtccctggagctggagccgcgAGGTGACGGCGCACTTCGGCAACCTGGGCCCGCTCATGCGAGGAACGTTTCggaacccgccgccggggacgccgcgcagccagGAGCCCGGCCAGGGCCTGGGTCCGGGCCAGCGGGtggaggacctcgaggacgaggtggcgAGGCGCAACTTCCGCGTCGTGGTGATTGTCCCTGACGAGGTCGACCGGGTGGACCTGTCGGACCCGGAAAATGGCCGGAGATGGAACTACAAgctggaggacgaggacggctcGGATAGCTGGAAGGTGACGGAGTTGTGGCCGTGA